The Methanobrevibacter sp. genome contains the following window.
TATGAAAATCATTGGTTATTATACACTTCAATGATTGAAGCAGCCCTTTTAGAATTCACTGGTGAATGTGATAAGGAACGTTTAGTATATGGTATTCGTAAATTTAGGGATGAGCTATATATTGGTGATGCAAAATACTCTGATGGTGAAGAGTTTGAATTAGGTTATTATAACAGTTTATTTATTCATCCTATGCTTAATGATATTTTAGGTGTAATGAGAAAATATGGCCTTGAAGATGGTGAATTCTTGGATGTGCAATTAATGAGGTCTTCAAGATTAGCATCTCAACTTGAAAGGGTTATTTCACCTGAAGGAACTTATCCATTAGTTGGAAAATTCTTATCTTATCGTTGTGGTATTTTCCATTTGATGTCTCAAGCTGCATTGCTTAAAATATTGCCAAGAAACATCAATCCTACTCAAGTTAGGTCTGCTCTTACAAAAATATTAAGAAATCAATTTGAATCATATAAAAATTTCAATTCACAAGGATGGTTGGTTATTGGTTTAAATGGTTCACAAGTGGATATTGCTGATGATAACACAAGCACTGGTACTCTTTATTCCTGTTGTTTCATATTCTTAGCTTTAGGTTTGGATATGAATGATCAGTTCTGGCAAGCACCGGCTGCAGAATGGAGTAGTCTTAAAGCATGGAGTGGACATCCAATTCAAAAAGATCAATCTATTAATTTTTAGTTTAATTCATATAAGTTCCCGTAATTATATAATTTAATTTCGTCTGGAACTTCTTTTATTATATTTTTTGTATCAAAGATTATTGGACTTTTCATACTACTTTTAATTAAATCATAGTCTAAATCTTTAAATTCGTCATGGTCACAAAGTACCAAAATCAAGTCACTATCTTTTACAGCCTCTTCAAGACTTACATAATTAGGGTTTTCAATGTGAGGGTCATGAACTAAAATTTCATAATCACTACTTAATTTAGCTATAATTTCATAAGCAGGGCTTTCTCTATCATCATCGGTATTTCCTTTGTAAGATACTCCTAAAACGCTTATTTTACCTTCTTTAATGATTTTTTTAACATTTTCACATACAAAATCAGGCATTGAATTGTTGGTGTCTCTTGCTAATTTAATGATTTTAGCTGTTTCTGGAGCTTTTGCATAAATAAAGTATGGGTCAATTGCAAGGCAGTGGCCTCCAACACCAGGTCCTGGTGAGTGTAAATTAACTCTTGGATGTTTATTGGCCATTTCAATAACATCAAGTGCATTAACACCAATTTCAGCACAGATTTTTGCAAGTTCATTTGCAAGAGCAATGTTAACATCCCTGAATGTATTTTCCATACATTTTGATAATTCTGCAGTTTTTGCTTCTGTGAGTATTAATTCACCTTTTACAAATTGGCCATACACTTCACTGGCTTTTTTTGCACATTCTGGTGTAACTCCACCGATAATACGATTATTGTTAACTAATTCATACATTATTCTTCCTGGAAGTACTCTTTCAGGACAGTGTGCAAGATATAAATCTTCTCCAATTGTAAAACCTGCTTTTTCAAATATTGGTTTTATTTGCTCGTCAGTTGACATTGGAGCAATTGTGGATTCAATAATGACTGTATTTCCCTTTTCAAGTACCGGTAATATTGAGTGGCATGCTTCAATAACATAACTCAAATCACAGCTGTAATTTTCAACAATGTATGGTGTTGGTACAGTAATAATGAATGCATCTGCTTTTTGCGGAGTTAAACTAGCGGAATATACTTTTTTGTCTACTGCATTTTTGATTTGGTCGCTTATACCTGGTTCTTCAATGTGAACTATTCCTTTATTTAGATTGTTGATTATCTTTTCTGAAATGTCTACTCCAACAACTTCGCAATGACTTTTTGAAAAGAGTGCTGCGGTTGGAAGTCCAATATAACCTTGACCTATAATGCATACTTTCATAATTTTAACTCCGTCTTTTAAATATAAATATAATATTTGTTAAAACTAATATTAAAAGGTTTAAGTGGTAATATGAAGATTTTAATAACTGGTTCTAATGGAATGTTGGGGTATGACTTGAAAGAAGTTTTAAATGATGCTCATGAATTAATACTTACTACTTCCAAAACATTAGATATCACTGATAAAGAACACACAATAGATTTTATTTTAGATAACGAACCTGATCTTGTTATAAATTCTGCTGCATACACTAATGTTGATGGATGTGAGGAAAATCAGGACATTGCTTATGCTGTAAATAGTGAAGGAGTTAAAAATCTCGCCATCGCATGCAAGGAACTTGACTGTCCTTTAGTTCATATAAGTACTGATTATATTTTCAATGGTAAAAATGACAGGCCCTGGACCGAAGATGATGAAATTGGTCCTATAAGTGTTTATGGTAAAAGTAAACTTAAGGGAGAAGAGGCTATTCTTGAAATCCTTGACAAATACTTTATTATAAGAACTGCATGGCTGTATGGAATCAATGGTAAGAATTTCCCAAAAACAATGCTTGAACTTGCAAAAGACCATTCTGAAATAACTGTGGTATACGATGAGGTTGGAACTCCTACTTATACTCTAGATTTGGTAAAAGCTATTTCAGAATTGATAGAAACAGATTTTTATGGGATTTATCATTTAACAAATTCCGGAAGCTGCTCATGGTGTGAATTTTCAAGATATATTTTTGAAGTTGCAGATGTGGATGTTAAAGTAATTCCGGTTACAGCATCTGAATTCGCACGACCCGCACCACGTCCAAGTTATTCTGTATTGGAAAATAAAAATTGGATAGAAAAAGGTTTCAAACCACTTAGAAGTTATAAAGAAGCTATTAAAGAATATATTGAGTTGATTAAATGAATAAAAAATTAGTTTTAGTCATTGCATTGATTGTTGCTTTATTTAGTATTTCCGCTGTAAGTGCAGGATTTTTCGATTTTTTGCATTTTGGAGATGATTCAAGTGATGTTAATGTAGTGGAGGATGGCCAATATTGTACTGTTGATGAAGTTTCTGCATACATCAAAGAATTTCACAAACTTCCAAGCAATTATATAACTAAAAAAGAAGCTCAAAGTCTTGGTTGGCATGGTGGGCCTCTTAAAAAATATGCTCCTGGAAAAAGTATAGGTGGGGATACATTTACAAACAGACAGCATGTACTTCCAGACAGTGACGATAAATACATTGAATGTGATATTGATGCAAATGGAACTGCTCGTGGAGCAGAAAGGATAGTTTACAATACTGGTGATTACAAAGTTTATTATACTGATGACCATTACAACACATTCACAGAGGTTTAATATGCAAATCGATGGAAAATTGATTAAAAAGAATGGTCATGATTATCTGATGGATGTATTGAATTTGCCTGAATACTATGGTAAAAATTTAGATGCATTATACGATTGTTTATGTGAAATGGACTGTGATATTCAATTAATTAATCCGGGTGATGTCGATAAGGATATTCTTGATACATTTGCTGATGCCTCTAAAGAGAATGATTTTTTAAAATTTGAGATATTATATTAGTTATAAAAAATAATATTTAATTAAGTGATTATTATGAAAGGTATAGTACTTGCAGGTGGTTCTGGAACTCGTCTTTATCCCATTACAAAAGCAGTTTCAAAACAATTATTGCCTTTATATGATAAACCAATGATTTATTATCCAATTTCTGTTTTAATGCTTGCTGGAATCAAAGAAATATTGATTATTTCAACTCCTAGGGATTTACCAATGTTTAAAGATCTTTTGGGTGACGGTTCAAGTTTAGGAATCGAATTCTCCTATGCTGTTCAGGAGAATCCTAACGGTCTTGCAGAGGCATTTATTGTTGGTGAGGATTTCATTGGTGATGATAATGTTGCTTTAATTTTGGGGGATAATATATTCCATGGTCATAGATTCACTGAAATTCTTGAAAGAGCAACTCAATTGGATGAGGGTGCAGTGATATTTGGTTATTACACAAATAATCCTGAAGCATTTGGTGTTGTTGAATTTGATGAAGAATGGAATGTACTTTCTGTTGAAGAAAAACCAGAAAATCCTAAATCCAATTATATTGTGCCAGGTCTTTATTTTTATGACAATGATGTTATAGAAATAGCTAAAAATGTAGAACCTTCCCAAAGAGGTGAAGTGGAGATTACTTCTGTTAATGAAGAATATCTTAAACGTGGAAAACTTAAAGTAGAACTTTTAGGAAGAGGAATGGCTTGGCTTGATACAGGAACACATGAAGGACTTTTGGAAGCTGCAAACTTTATTGAAACTATTCAAAAAAGACAAGGTTTGTATATTGCATGTCTTGAAGAAATTGCTTATCTTAAAAAATATATTAATAAGGAACAATTATTAAAAACTGCAGAAGAGCTTAAAAAAACAGATTATGGACAATATTTATTTAATTTAGCTAAAAAGTGATTATATGGGAAAATTTAAGTTTACAGAAACCGGTATTGATGGAATGTTTGTAGTAGAACCTACTGTTTTTGAAGATAACAGAGGATACTTTATGGAAACATATCATGAAAAAGAGTTTAAAGAAGAGGGCTATGATTTAACTTTTGTTCAGGACAATCAATCCAAATCAACAAAAGGAGTTTTAAGAGGCTTGCATTTACAAGTCAAATACCCTCAAGGAAAATTGGTTCGTGTCATTAAAGGAGAAGTATTCGATGTCGGTGTAGATTTAAGAGCTGACTCTCCCACCTACGGTAAATGGTTTGGAGCTATTTTGTCTGATGAAAACAAAAAACAATTGTTTATCCCTCCAAAATTTGCACATGGATTTTTAGTGTTGTCCGATGAAGCGGAATTCGTTTATAAATGTACTGAAGTCTATCATGGAGAAGATGAAAGTGGAATCAAATGGGATGATGAAGACATAGCTATCGACTGGCCATTAGATGATATTGATGAAATAATCTTATCTGAAAAAGATGAAAAATGGCTAAGTTTTAAAGAATCCCAAATTAAATACGAGTGATTGCATGTCAAAAATACTTGTTACTGGTGGAGCAGGATTTATTGGAAGTAACTTTGTTAGATACATGGTTAATAAATACTCAGAATATGAAATCATTAACCTTGATGCTCTGACTTACTGCGGAAACCTTGAAAATTTAAAAGATATTGAAGATAAAGATAATTATTCATTCGTTAAAGGCGATATAAGGGATAAAAATGTTATTGATGATTTAGTTAAACGATGTGATTATGTAATCAATTTTGCAGCTGAAAGTCACGTTGACAGAAGTATAACAGATCCTGAAATATTCATTAAGTCCAATGTTTTGGGAACACAGGTCTTATTAAATGCCGCTAAGGAATTTGGTGTTGAAAAATACATTCAGATTTCAACTGATGAAGTGTATGGAAGTTTAGGAAAAACTGGATATTTTACTGAAGAGACTCCTTTACAGCCTAATAGTCCTTATTCAGCTTCAAAAGCAGGTGGGGATTTAATTACACGTGCTTACGGCGAAACTTTTGGATTGCCTATAAACATTACTCGCTGCTCTAATAATTATGGACCTTATCAATTCCCTGAAAAATTGATTCCATTAATGATTTCAAATACTCTGGAAAATAAGAAATTACCAATTTATGGTGATGGAAAAAACATCAGGGATTGGTTACACGTCTATGACCACTGCCAAGCTATTGATTTGGTTTTACATGAAGGTAAACTTGGTGAAGTTTACAATATTGGTGGAAATAACGAAAAACAGAATATTGAAATTGTTAAATTGATATTGAGTCAATTGAATAAGGATGAATCATTGATTGAATTTGTAACCGATAGGTTAGGTCACGATAGGCGTTATGCTATTGACTCAAGTAAAATTCAAAATGATTTGGGTTGGTCTCCTAAATACACATTTGAGGTTGGAATTAAAGAAACAATTCAATGGTATCTCGATAATCAGGATTGGACCAGTCAAGTCAAAAGTGGCCAATACCAGGAATATTATAACAAAATGTATAAAGGTAGATAATTTTTACACTTGAAATCTACCTCTATTTTTTAATCATTTATTTAATTTATTTTCTATATTTTTATTATTTTGTTCATATTAATTAATATTTAAAGTGTATAATATTGATTTTTTTTTAAATATTAGAATAAAATTTTTAGTTTGATTTAGGATACTTTTATATATCATAATATATTTAATTAGATTAGTGAAGGAGATAAATATAAATTAAATATTTATTATAGGAGGACTGGTGAATTATGTTGGAGCAATATTTGCCTTTTGTGGGGTTAATTATTTTTGGTAACATTGAAAACTTAGTGTTATCTTCACAAGGAGTTGTTGCAGGAGTTAATCCTGTTAAATTAGGAATTGCAAGTATTATCTGTGTTGTTTTATGGTTATTAATTGGTACAGTTGCTACTTCCATGTTAATTCAATATGTTGATTTCATTGATTTCATGGGTGGTTTAGCTATTTTTATTCTAGGTATTCAAGCAATGGTTGAGTCTGTGAGGGGTGTCTAATGATGAGTGAATTAAAACCATTTTTAGCATTATTGATTTTTGGTAACATTGAAAACTTAATTTTAGCTGCTCAAGGTGTTAATGCACATGTGGATCCAATTATTCTCTCTATTTTGAGTTTAATTGCCGTAGTTAGTTGGCTTTTAATTGGAACATTCGGTACAAGAATAGCTATGAAATATGCTCGTCATATTAATTTCATTGGCGGACTTGCTATTTTCATCTTAGGTATACAAGCTATGCTTGAATCATTACCTGGAATGTTAGCATTTTTCTAATTAGATTTTGTTAATATGAGTTATTTAAAGCATAAGATATACGGTGTTTTATTTAAATTATTTAAAAGCACCAATATTAAAAAAAATAGAGTTTCCTTTATTATTGATTCAAGGGAGTCATTTAAAGGTAATTTAAATTACATTCAAAAGGAATTTGAAAATAGGGGAAACTTTGAATTTTATTATTTTTATAAAGATAAACTTTCTATTGATAGTTTCAGGAAGTTAGCTAGTTCTAAATTCATTTTTTTAAACGATAATTTTTTTCCATTGGCATTCATGAAATTTAGTCCAGAAAATGTACTTGTTCAATTGTGGCATGCACCGGGGGCTTCAAAGAAGTTTGGTGGATCTGTTGATATCAAAAGCAGGGAAATTCTTGGAAAAATTTCTGAAAACACTGATTATTTGATTGTTACATCAGATAATATTAAAGAGTATTATTCTGAAGCCTTTCAGATGCCTACAAATAAGATTAAGTCATTAGGCCTTCCTCGTATGGATTATTATTTTGAAAATCGTGATGTTGATAAGTTAAAAGAAAATTTACTTGCTAAACATAATGTTCCAACAGATAAAAAGATTATTCTCTATGCTCCAACATTCAGAGATGAGGAAAAATACAATAATGTATTTAATTATCTTAATCTAGAGGAATTCAATAGGGTTTTGGGTGATGAATATGTTTTGGCTTTAAGACTTCATCCAAAAATTAAAGACTTCTATAAGGATGACATTTCAGCTATTGGACAATATATTGATGTAAGTAGTTATGAAAGCGAACAGGAATTAATACTAATAAGTGATATGTTAATAACTGATTATTCATCCATAATGATAGAATATGTCGCATTAAATAAGCCTGTAGTATTTTTCACATATGACTTGGATAGTTATTTATCAAATGAACGTGGTTTCTATTATGATTTTAAGGAAACCGTGCCAGGACCAATTGTTTTTACTTCCAGTGAACTGATTGATGTTATTAAAAATAATAAATTTGATAAAAGTAAAATTTCTGAATTTCTTAAGACTCAATTTAATGTAATTGATGGTAATTCATCTAAAAGAATTGTTGATTTTCTATTAAGATAAAGGTGGATAAAATGGATAATTTTAAGGTTAGTGTCATTGTTCCAGTTTATAATTGTTGTGAATATATAGGTAGCACACTCGATGCAATAATTAATCAGGATTTTGAGGATTTTGAAATAATTGTCATCGATGACGGATCAACTGACAACAGTCTGGAAATTATAAAGGAAAAATTGTCCACTTCAACAAGGCATTATGAGATTATTCATCAGGAGAATGCGGGGGTTAGCTGTGCAAGAAATCGTGGAATTGAAATAGCTCGTGGAGATTATCTGGTTTTTGTTGATGCAGATGATTTTATTACTAAAGATCACTTATCTCAGTTATATAATGGTAAAACTGATTTTAGTTTAACACAATTTGTTAAAAAGGATGGGGAACATTTATCTAAACCTCATCATTTCACAGAAAAGTTAATTTCATGTGATGATTTTATTAGGATGGAATTAAACATGGAAATTCCGTTTCATTTCTGTCAATTGATGTATAAAACAAGTATTGTCAATGAAAACAATATCAGATTTACTCCTAATGTTGTTTATGGGGAAGATACGGAATTCGCACTAAAAACATTTATTTTTGGGGAAAATATTTCCCTTGGAAATGAAATAACCTATTATTATGTTCAACATGATGAATCAGCAATTAGGACATCAGAATTCAAGCGTTTTGAAGTTGTAAATATTTTTGAAAACCTTGCTCAGTATTATAGAAGTCATGGAAAAGATGAACTGGCTAATTTGATAGTTACATCTAGGATTCCAAAAGCAATCTTTGGAAATATGAATTATTTTTTCTATAATGACTATAATTTTGAGGATGTAATCGAAAAAATGCATCAATTGGACTTATTTGAAAAATTATCTAAATTTGAAGGGGATTCAAAATCCAAATTTAAGATAAAATTATTCTTGTTAAATCCTAATATATATTATAAAGTATGGAAAAAAATTAAAAATTCAATTGATTAGTATGAAAGTTTCAGTTGTAACACCAAATTATAATGGGGAAAGATTTCTAAAAACATTCTTAAATTCTCTTAATGAGGATAGTCAGTATATTGGTGAAGTTATCATTGTTGATAATGGATCCACTGATGGTAGTTTGGATTATCTTAAAAGCAATAGCTTTGATTTTCCTTTAGTATTAATAGAAAATAAAGAGAATGTAGGTTTCTCTCCTGCAGTCAATCAAGGAATCAGAAAAGCTAAAAATAATCTTATATTCTCAATCAACAATGACACTGAAATTAAAAAAGGATCAATCAAATCTTTAATAGACTTAATTACTTCCAGTGATGATATTTTTTCTGTTCAAGCCAAAATGCTCCAATATACAAATAAAAATCTGATTGATGATGTTGGAGATGAGTACAATTTGCTTGCTTGGACTAAAAAAGTTGGTGAAAATCATGAATCCAGCGAATATAATGAAGTTAAGGATATATTTTCAAGTTGTGCAGGAGCGGCAATGTATAACAAATCTATTTTAGATGAGATTGGCCTGTTTGATGATAACTTTTTTGCATATATGGAAGATGTTGACTTAGCAATAAGATCCAAGATTAATGGATATAGGAATCTTTTATGTCCTAATGCTATTGTCTATCACATAGGAAGTGCGACATCTGGAAGTAGATACAATGAATTTAAGGTTAAATTGGCTGCCCGTAACAATGTTTGGGTGGTTTATAAGAATTTACCAATTCCTCTAAAGATCGTGAATTTTGTTTTCCTGTTTTTAGGATTTTTAATTAAATATATATTCTTTTGTAAGAAAGGATTCGGTTCTACTTATTTGGCAGGTATTCGCGAAGGTTTATCTTGTAGAAATAAAATAGAAAAAGTCAAATTCGAATCAAAAAATACAAAAAATTATTTTAAAATGGAATTCAGATTAATAATAAACACTATTAAATTTTTAAAAAGATGATTATATGGACCTTTCAGTTGTAATTGTAAATTATCAAACATTTGAACTAACAAAGAATACTATCAATTCTATATTCAAATATGAATATCCATTTGAATATGAAATTTTAGTTGTCGATAATGCTTCCAGTGATGATAGTTTAGCCCGTTTAAAAGAATATTTTAAAGATAATGTAACATTTATTGCATCAAAAGACAATAATGGTTTTGCAGCTGGAAACAATCAGGCATTAAGAATTGCAAAAGGAAAATATGTTCTTCTTTTAAACTCAGATACTATAGTTTGGGAAAATGCTCTGGAAAATATTTATGGATATATGGAAAAGCATGTTGATGTGGGTGCTAGTGGATGTAGGGTCATTTTAGAAAATGGAGATCTTGACAAAGCATGTAAAAGAAGTTTTCCAAATGTAAAGAATTCATTTTTCAGGTTATTCCACATTCCAGCAAATAGTAAAGATAATGACTATAATTTGGATAGCCTTCCTGATGACGAAATTTATGAGATTGATTGCTTAACTGGTGCATTCATGTTCATGAGGGCAGATGCTTTAAAAGATGCAGGACTTCTTGATGAGACATTTTTCATGTATGGTGAAGATATAGATCTTTGTTACAGAATTAAAAAAGCAGGCTGGAAGATTATTTACTATGGTGAGTCTAAAATTACTCATTTAAAAGGGGCCAGCAGTAAAAAACAGAAATCCAAGTTAATTTATGAGTTTTATCGTGCAATGTATATTTATTACAAAAAACATCATGCTGATGAATCTTTATTTTTAGTAAATTGGGTTGTTTATCTGGGAATAGCTATTCTATGTGTTTTAAAATTATTTTTAAATATTTTTAAAAAGAAAGATTAAATAATTATTAATTTCAAATAATTAATAGAAACTAGTTTTGGAGTAGTTATTATGATTAAAGAAAATCAGAAATTTTTAAATTTTTCATTAGTTGTAATTGATGTTCTAGTCATCGGACTGGCTCTCTTATGTTCTTTATGGTTAAGATTTAAAACTACTCTATTTGGACCAATTGGAGGGCATTTAGGCTCTTTGAGTTATCTTTTATTTTTTACTTTTGCAGTTATACCTGTTTATTTAATTTTATACTTTGCATTTGATCTTTATAAGCCCCGCAGAACTTATAAAAATATATTTTCAGAGGCAACACAGCTTATTAAAGTAAATATAATGGCATTTGTCATATTGGTTTCAATTTTATTTATCATAAATCAGCCAGACTTTTCAAGAATAATGCTATTTTTATTAGCTCTTATCGGTACTTTCTTTGGAATTATTGAAAGATTTACAATTAGAACCATTTTAAGAAAGATACGTATTAACAATAAAAATATTAAACATATTCTCATTGTTGGGGATAATGATTTGGCATTTAGTTTTGCACGTAAAATTCGTGAAAATCCATATTTAGGTTTTGTTGTAAGTGGTTTTTTAGGACGTTCAGAGCATATTGGTCGTGAGATTGAAGGAAGTAGTGTCATAGGATCATTTAAGGATATTGATGAGGTTCTTGACAAGAATAGGTTTGATAGGGTTGTTTTAGCTATTCCTTTAAAATATTATTATAAAATCAATGACCTTGTGGAAAGCTGCGAAAGGGTTGGAATCAAAGCGGAAATCATTCCGGATTATATTAGGTATTTCCCTGCTCAGCCTTCAGTTGATATGATTGAAGATATTCCTATTATTAATATAAGGTATGTTCCACTTGATGATGACTTCAATAAATTCTTAAAATATCTTTCAGATTACATTATTTCATTAATAGCTATAATAATCACATCTCCGATTATGATAATCACTGCTATTGCGATTAAAATATCTTCTCCTGGACCAATTATATTTAAGCAGGAAAGGATTGGCCATAACAGTAAGCCATTTATGATGTATAAATTCCGCAGTATGAAGGTTCAAGACCCTAATGAGGAAAAGTCTGAATGGACAACAAAAGATGACCCAAGAAAAACTAAAGTTGGACAATTCATAAGAAAAACTAGTATTGATGAATTACCTCAATTTTTCAATGTGTTAAAAGGCGATATGAGTGTTGTAGGTCCAAGACCTGAAAGACCATATTTTGTTAATCAATTTAAGGAAACTATTCCAAAATATATGGTTAAACACCAAGTTAAACCTGGTTTA
Protein-coding sequences here:
- a CDS encoding undecaprenyl-phosphate glucose phosphotransferase, which translates into the protein MIKENQKFLNFSLVVIDVLVIGLALLCSLWLRFKTTLFGPIGGHLGSLSYLLFFTFAVIPVYLILYFAFDLYKPRRTYKNIFSEATQLIKVNIMAFVILVSILFIINQPDFSRIMLFLLALIGTFFGIIERFTIRTILRKIRINNKNIKHILIVGDNDLAFSFARKIRENPYLGFVVSGFLGRSEHIGREIEGSSVIGSFKDIDEVLDKNRFDRVVLAIPLKYYYKINDLVESCERVGIKAEIIPDYIRYFPAQPSVDMIEDIPIINIRYVPLDDDFNKFLKYLSDYIISLIAIIITSPIMIITAIAIKISSPGPIIFKQERIGHNSKPFMMYKFRSMKVQDPNEEKSEWTTKDDPRKTKVGQFIRKTSIDELPQFFNVLKGDMSVVGPRPERPYFVNQFKETIPKYMVKHQVKPGLTGWAQIHGCRGDTSIKKRIEYDIEYVENWHMGLDLAIMIKTALKKNPNAY
- a CDS encoding glycosyltransferase family 2 protein, whose amino-acid sequence is MDLSVVIVNYQTFELTKNTINSIFKYEYPFEYEILVVDNASSDDSLARLKEYFKDNVTFIASKDNNGFAAGNNQALRIAKGKYVLLLNSDTIVWENALENIYGYMEKHVDVGASGCRVILENGDLDKACKRSFPNVKNSFFRLFHIPANSKDNDYNLDSLPDDEIYEIDCLTGAFMFMRADALKDAGLLDETFFMYGEDIDLCYRIKKAGWKIIYYGESKITHLKGASSKKQKSKLIYEFYRAMYIYYKKHHADESLFLVNWVVYLGIAILCVLKLFLNIFKKKD